Genomic DNA from Acidobacteriota bacterium:
CCGGCGCCATCGCCCATCGGCGAGAACGTAGGTCGAGTTCGTCGGTCGATCGCTGGTGCCACCGAACAGAACGGTCTCGCGCCGGCCAACGTCGTAGGCCAGGCCGTATCCGAACTTCAATGCAGCCGAAAAGTCGACCTCGGCCTCCTCCCAGTCCTCGCCATCCCAAAGCCACGTCGACGCGTCGATGAATCCGCCAGTGCAGCCGCCTCCGTACGTGAGAACGCGCTGATCCTCGGTCCTGAAGACCATCGAGACCTGGATCACACAGTCGGGATTGGTCTCGTTCCCCAGAACGACCCAGGCGCCGTCACGGAAAGCCAGAGTCACCTTGTCGTCGTCCTGATCGATGCCCAGCATCAGAATCTCGGAGCGCGCCTCATCCCAGACCATGCTCGGATTGTCGATCTGCGGAACCGTCGCAACCGACCGCCAGGTCGTTCCGTCGAACTCCCAGGTGTCGTGGAGAATCTCGGTCCCACGACTTCCGCCATAAAGCACGACGACATTGCGAATCGGGTCGAAGGCCATCGCATGAAGCCTTCGGGCCGGCGGCGAGGCAGGCGTCTGGATCAGCGTCCACTCATCGTTCCTATAGCTCCAGGTGTCGGCGTATGTCGTCTCGCCGTCGAATCCACCAAACAGGATCACCCGTCCGCCAACGGAATCGAATGTCATCGATGCTCCGGAGCGCTTCTGAGGTGAGATCTCGGGGTAGACCCGAATCCAGTCGATCCCGTTCCACTCCCAGGTGTCGCCAAGTGAGTAGGTGATCCTCGAAGCATCGGCAGCACTGAGTCCGCCGAAGAGCACGGCAGCGCCCTCGGTCGTGCTCCACGTCATCGCCGGATTACGCCGAGCCGAGGGAAACGCCAGCGCCGACCCGGCAAAGGCGAGGATCAAAATCGAGAGTACGGCCGTCTGCACGGCTCTGGGGCATCTGCTCATCATGGCCTCTTGGGAAGTTCGGGAGTCGAATCCGCGTGAAACCGCGTCTCCCGTCGCGACCAACGGACTGCTTGTGTGTTCCATTCCCCGCCGGTGCGACGGCGCACGCGCCTCACACAATCAGGACGTTCGCGCGGCCCCGGAAGTTACGGAGATCAGCTCACGAGCTCGATCAGCTCGCTCAGCGAAGACCTCGCCTGATTCCGGATCGGGGCGTCGTCGGACGCGAGGCGGATGACCTTGTTGTACTCGGCGATCGCTTTCGAATACTCGCGGGTGTGGAGATGATGAATGCGTCCGATCTGCAGCTTCGCTTCGAGATTCCGCGGATCGACCTCGAGAATCTTGTTGAGAAAAACGAGCGCCGAGTCGAACTTGCTCTCCTCGAGCGCCATTTCATATCGCATCCGGTACAGCGCCACGAGATCCTGTGGCGATGGGCTCATCCACGCGCCCGGCAAACGGGAAAGCACTGCGGAAATCAAACGCTTCGACGAAGGTGCTTCTGTTTTCCGAATCGGAAGTCTGTCCATCACGCACGCCCTCCCTCACTTCAGACAGTTACTGTAAATATCTTATTCGATGTTCTCTTTTCACGCAATCCCGCAGATGGGCGGCACACAACACTCGTCATTCTGAGCCCGGCGTGAGCGCGGGCGAAGAACCTGGGGGCGCGTGAATCGGTGTAATGCCCTCACGCGCCTCTGCGGTCACGAGCGCCCGACCAGATCCTTCGCCGTCCTTCGGCGGCTCAAGATGACGAGGAGGTGGATTCGCGAGAGCCACGGGGGCGACGGCGATGGGTTGGATCACGGCGCCTGAGATGGGGAGACGCGGCAACGGGGTCGTCACCGCGACTCCCGATCTTCTCGAGAATTTTCAGTCCGTCCGGTTCGCAAGCGCCTCTTTACGGGCGGCCTCGAATTCGTCTCCCGGGTTCCACGACGGCATCTCTTCACTCTCCGCTACGACGAGCCCGGTCAGGAAGAGAAGCCGAGCGTCCTCGACCATCCCTTCGAAGTTCCACGAGTCCTCGAGCTCGTCGTTAACCTGGTGGTAGTTGGTCGCCTCCCAGTTTTCGATCTGCTGCTTCCCCCACCCGGCCGGTCTTCCACGGAACTTCGTTCCCGTATCGGTATAGATCGCCGGTACCCCGATCCGGGCGAAGTGGAACTGATCGCTCCGATAGAAGAAACCCCTGTCGGGGAACTGGTCTCCCTGGACCGACCGGCCCTGCATCGCTGCGAAGCGCTCGACGATCGAATCGAGAGAGGATTTTCCGTACCCGATGAAGGTCAGATCCTCGGTGCGACCCCAGATGTTTGCGCCATCGATATTGATGTTCGCCGCAATTTTTCCGGGCTCGATCGTCGGATGATCCGCCCAGTACCGGCTTCCGAGAAGTCCCTGTTCCTCTGCTGCCACGAAGAGAAACATCACCGAGCGCGCTGGCCGAGCCGGGAGCTCCGTGAATGCTTTCGCGATCGCCAGAACCTGCGAGGTTCCGGATCCGTTGTCGAGTGCTCCGTTGTAGATCCGGTCTCCCTCCCCCTCTTCGGCCGTCCCGAGATGATCGTGGTGGGCCGTATAGATGACGACCTCGTCGCGAAGAATCGAATCGCTTCCGCGGAGGATTCCGGCGACGTTCGCCGTAGTCACAGCCGAGATCTCGACCGCGAGATCGAGCGAGGTCCGAATACCGAGCGGGACCGGTCGGAAGTCCTTCCGCCTCGCCGACTCGACGAGCTGGTCGAGATCCTTCCCCGCGAGCTTCATGAGCTCCCGCGCCGCGTCCTCACTCACCCATGCCTCGACGCTCAGCCGCGGCTCCGGACCGGCAGGGAGTCCGAACTGCTCGCCGGTCCATGACGTCTGAACCACCTGCCACGGATATCCCGCCGTCGGTGTGGTGTGGATCACGATTGCTCCGGCTGCACCCTGCCTCGCGGCACTCTCATATTTATAGGTCCAGCGCCCGTAGTAAAGCCGGCGATCCCCCTCGAAGAGATTCGGGGCCCAGTCGGGATCGTTGTTCATGAACACGAGGGTTTTTCCCTTCAGGTCCATCCCTTTGAAGTCATCCCACCCGTACTCGGGAGCTTCGATTCCGTATCCGACGAAGACGAGCTCGGAGTTGTTCAGCGACGATTGCTTTTTCTGCTGCCCCGAAACCGCGACGAACTCCTCCCCTCGATCGAGCCTTACGGTCTGTCCGCCCCTCGAGAACGTCCACGTCGCCGGAACTTTCGTATCGACGCCGACGATGTCGAACGGCTGCGTCCAGGTGCCGTCGATACCGGCCGGCTCGAGGCCGAGTTTCTCCATCTCGGTCGACAGGTAGAGCTGAGTCAGCGCATCGCCCTCGGTGGCCGGACCTCTGCCGCCGAGCAGATCATCCGAGAGAAATCGGACGTGTGCCCGGAGCAGCGAGCCGTCGATCGAGTCCCCAGCCTCCAGCGCCTGCGGCGGAAGCGGATCGGGCTCGTGGGCCATGACGCCAAAGGCCGCGAGCATTGAAATCATGAGAATCGTCAGTCTGCGCATCGTGAACTGCTCCTTTCATCTCGAACCGGAGTCTATCAATCCGGGAAGGTCCGAAGGCATCGGGATGGATTGAATGCCTTTAACTCCTCGAATCTCGCGAAGTCGCGGTGCCCATCACAGCCCAGAAGGACGCGAACGCTCAGCTTTCGCTCTCTTCGGCGTGCACTTCCTCGCCAGCCGGCGTCACCAGATACCATTCCGCTCCCGACTCGACGATGTCCTGGCCCCTGGCGTCCCCCGGCTGTTGATCCTGCGCGTAATAGTAGAGAGGCCAGCCGCCATAGGTCACCTGGGTCGTGCCGTCAGTCCTCGTAATCGTGCCGAGCATCCCCGTCTGAACAGTGGGATCACTGGCACTCGGTTCGCCGTCGGTCATCAGCGGAGGCCACACCTGGGCGCACGAGTCGTAGCAAGTGCTCCCCTGCTGTCCCTCATCCTTCTTGAAGAGATAGAGGCTCATCCCCGAATCGTCGACTAGGTGCTGACCATACGGCTCGGTCGTCCGAACCCCGATCATGGCGGAACGAGCGGTCATCTCCTGGGTCGTCTCCGGCTCCGCAGCGGGACGCGTCTCGGTCATGCTCGCCGGTTCCTCGAGCTCCTGCTCCGGGGCACAACCGACCGCGAGCACTGCCATCGAGAGCGTCACGAGGACTGATTTCAGGTTTTCGAATTTCATCTGCTCCTCCTTTCGGTTTCGAGTTGCTTCGAAGAGCAAGAAGCCCGCCGCTCTCTCGGCCCATCAGACCGGAAGTCCGCGTCATTCGGCTTGAGAAAATGAAGCTCCGCGAGACCTCACGGGGTCAATATGCGTTTTCGTGACGGAAGCCGTAGCGAATGGTCATCAGCAGGATCTTCAGGTCGAGAAAGAGCGACCAGTTCTCGATGTAGAAGAGGTCGTGCTCGACGCGCATTCGCACCGAGGTGTTGCCACGCCAGCCGTGAACCTGCGCCCAGCCGGTCATACCGGCGCGGACCTTGTGTCGGAGCATGTAGTGAGGAAACTCTTCGCGGAACTTCTCCACGAACTCGGGGCGCTCGGGGCGAGGCCCGACCAGACTCATCTCGCCTCGCAACACGTTGATCAGCTGAGGAAGCTCGTCGAGTGACCAGCGGCGGATGAACCGCCCGACCCTGGTCCGTCGCTCGTCATCGCGCGAGGCCCACACGGCTCCGCTCGCAGCCTCGGCGTCGTTCTTCATCGAGCGGAACTTGATCATCTCGAAGGGCTGGCCATCGAGACCCATCCGGCGCTGCCGGTAGACGACCGGAGCACCGTCCTCCAGCCGGATCGCTGCCGCAATTCCGATCATCACCGGAGCGAACAGGATCGAAGCGACGGTCGCCGTCACGAGATCGAAAATCCGTTTGAGCAGGCTGTTCCATCCCGCGAGCGGCGTCTCCGACAGATTCACCGTGGGAAGTCCGTCGAGATCCTCGACCTTCGAGCGAAGAGCCATGTACTGGAGCAGATCCGGTACGACGTGCACCGATACGTACTCGCGCGAAAGCCGGTCGAGAAGCATCATCGTCTCGGGAGCCGACTGATGCGGCATCGCGACATAGACGTGATCGATCTGCCGCGACCTCAGAAGGCGCACCACATCGTCCGGCGTCCCGAGATACTCCGGATCACCTTCGAACGGCGCCGCGGCGACGTAGCCGACGACCGTGAGACCGAGCCCGCGGTGATCCTCGATTCGTCGGATCACCTCCCGGGCGAGGTCGCCTCCCCCGACGACGAGCACCCGCTCGAGGCCCTCCCCGCGACGAATTCGACGCCCGATCAGCCAGCGGGCGATGAGCCGCCCGCCTGAAATGAACAGCAGCGAGCAAATCGAGAAGAGTGCCAGGGTCGCGCGTGAATAGTCACCCCCCGCAGGCCGGAACCACAACAGAAGCCCCGACAGAACGATCGTCGACGAGGCCACCCCCATGGCGACGCTCAGCAGCTCTTCGATCGCCGTCCGGCCGGGACGCTGACGGTAGATTCCATGCAGGGTGAAGATCAGCGGAAACAAAACCGCGACGAGCGGTACCAGCCGCAGGTATACCGAAAGATCCTGCGGGCCACGCGTGACCGGAATGATCTCGACGACGAAACGGAGGTACCAGGCAGTCACGAGCGCAGCGCTGGCGGCAAGCGCATCCAGGAGCACGTGAATCGAAGCGAGAATTCTCTGTCTTCGACGGATCAAGCCAGAACCTCCCTCAGCAGTTCGCTCATCCGACTGATGAAACCGCTTCTGGGAAATCGGGATGCTCGATCGCGCAGAACCGGGCGGTCCCAGTCGATTCTCTCGGCCGCCAGCATCGCCTCCTCGAGCCCTGATACCTGATCATCGTAGAGGATGCCGGTCTTCTGGTGGATCACGGAGTCGACCACGCCTCCCTCCGACGGGGCGACGACCGGCGTTCCGAGCGCCATCGCCTCCAGCGCGGTGATGCCGAAATCCTCGACACCGGGAATCACCAGCGATCTCGCACAGCCTACCAGGTCGAACAGCTCCTCACGATCGACGTGCCCTCTGAACTCCGCGACGCTTCCCCATCGCGACTCCAGCCGGCGCCGGTCCGGTCCAGTGCCGATGATGATCAGCTTCCGGGCGATCCGGCTTGCGGCCACGATCGCCCGCTCGACTCGCTTGTAGGGAACCAGCGCGGATACCACCACGTGCCACTGGTCCCGCCCCTCGGGCAGCGGTTCGCTGAGAAATGAGTCGTCGACAAAGGGGTGTACGACATCCGCGTCGCAACCGTAGTAATCGCGGATACGCTGTCGCACGAAGCTCGAGTTCGCAATGAAGCGGTCGACTCCGGCCGAGCTGGAGACATCCCACCGCCTGAGAGCCGGCGCGAGCGCGCTCGCGGCGAGTCTCTGAATCGGCCGGCCCGGCGGGAAGTAATCGTCGAATCGGTCCCAGACGTACCTCATCGGGGTATGGCAATAGGAAACGTGGGGAACCCCTCCCGTGTCGACGCCCTTCGCGACACAATGACTCGAGGAAACCACCAGATCGTATTCGCGGAAATCCCACGCGCGGACCGCGGCGGGGAACAGCGGGAGGAGGTACCGATAGTTCGGAATCTTCGAGGCGAGCCGCTGGAGCGATGAGGTCGTGATCGAGTGGGCCTCGAGCTCAGGAGAAACGGATCCTTCGAAATGGAAGAGCGTGTAGAGGTCCGCGCCGGGGAAAATCTCGAGAATCGCCTCGAGCACCTGTTCCCCTCCGCGCATCCCCGTGAGCCAGTCGTGAACGACGGCGACTTTCAGATTCCCGAGAGGATTACGCTCAGTCGTTCGCACCCGACTCCGCTTTTCCGGGGGTCGAGGCGAGCGGATACTCCCCCGTCCGCGCTGCACATTTTCTGCAGTGAAAGTCGTACTCGAAGTAGTCCTCGGCTGGAGTTTCGCTGAGACACTGGACACAGACATGTTTTCCGGTTCGCCCCGGGCGGAGCCTCGGTACGGATTCCTCGTTCATCGTCTCGACGCCCCGGCATGATACGTGCCGCGGACGACCAGCGTCCATACGCGATGACCCCTGTGTGAAATAATCGCCTGAATCGCCAGCTCACCGATCGAGTCGCCCGCCGAGTGTAAACAGAGCTTCTCGATTCTGCGCCCATGCAACCGACAGGAGGTCAGATGATCAGCAAACTTTCGCGGGCCTTCGTGCTCGGGACATTCCTCCTGGCTCTTCCCGCTCTCTACATCGCTCCGCAGTGAGACCGGAAACGGCGTCGGTCGATCGGAAGTTCATGATGCGAGCTCTCGAGCTCGCGAAAAAGGGTCTTTATTCGGTCAGCCCCAATCCCATGGTCGGGGCCGTGGTGGTCCACGACGGAGAGATCATCGGGGAAGGGTGGCACGAACGTGCCGGCAAGGCGCACGCGGAGATTCTGGCGCTCGATTCCGTTTCGCGGGATCCGCGAGGATCGACGTTGTACGTGACGCTCGAGCCCTGCCGCCATCACGGTCGCACACCTCCCTGCGTCGACCGGATCCTCCACAGCGGCATCGCGCGGGCCGTCATCGCAACCGAAGATCCGGGCGAAGCGATGTCGGGCGAGTCGGTTCGCCAGCTCCAGGAGCAGGGACTCGACGTCACCACCGGGATCTGCCGCGACGAGGCCGAACGTCTCAATGAAGTGTTCCTCCGGTCCGTCAGAAGCGGCCGGCCGTTCATCGCGATCAAGGCCGCGATGACGCTCGACGGAAAAATGGCCACCGAATCCGGCAGGAGCCAGTGGATCACCTCCGATGAGGCGCGTCGTCGCGGACTGGAGCTGCGCGAGCGGTACGACGCCATTCTGACCGGGAGCGGAACCGTGAGGGCTGACGATCCGCGTCTCACACGCCGGCTCGGGCTCGCCTCGTCGATCCAGAAGCACACCAGAGTGATCCTCGATGCCTCCGGGACCCTACCGCTCTCGGCCGGCGTCATCAATGACGGTGCGGCCCCGACGCTGGTTTTCACCCCGAACCCCGGACGATACGAAAGCTCGGTTTGCGAAGCGATCGAAGCGCCAGCCGAGTCGGGACGGATCGATCTCGACTTCGTCCTCGGCGATCTCGGTCGCCGCGGAATTCGCTCGCTGCTGACCGAAGGGGGACCATCGATCATCCGATCGTTCGTCGATGCCGGGCGCTGGGACAAGATCTACGCCTTCATCGCGCCTCTTCTCGCCGGCGGCAGCGAACGCTACGGTTTTCTTTCGGGATCGGTCGTGGCCGATCTCGATCAGGCCGTGAGATTTCGCTTCGATGAGATCGAGAGGATCGATCCCGACGTCCTGCTCATCGCCCGGCCACTGAAGCGAGCGACGCACGAGTCGGATTCGTGAAGTTTCGACTGCTGCTTCTTCCACCGCGTTAGAATTCGCGAATGCTCACGTGCAGCCACTGCGGAGTACCTTTCGAAGTGAACGACGCCGAGTGCAGCTCGTGCGGAAAATCGTTCACAAGCTACGGGTTTCTCGACAACCCGCGGCGAACGATCGGGGTCTGGCTCTTCTCGGTCTATCTGATCGGCAGCGGCATGACCTCCTTCGCCCTCGTTCCCTACTTCGCCCTGCTTCAGTTCGCCAGCTCCGAACCGGGTCTCGCCGAGTTCGCCGGAATCTTCTCTCGTGAGCTCGGGATCGCGCTGCTCGTCGCCGGCACCCTCGAGCTCGTCGCCGGCTTCCTGCTCTTCACTCTGAAGAAGGCTGCCATCCCCTTCATGCTCCTCGCGCTCATCGCGGGATTTTTTGCGGCCATTCCGATCATCAACCACATCGGAGCTTCCGGACCGCTGATGACGATCACGGTCGGATTCGTTTTCAGCGTTGCCGTTCAGATCGTCGCACTCTGGTATGCGTGGCGGCTTGCCGCCGAGGGGATTCTCGGCTGGACTCCCGACAGGATCAGAGCGAAAGGGTTTTCTTACTGATGAAGGACATCTCCCCCCGCTTCATCCCGAAGATCTTCGCGCTGCTCCTTCTCGGCGTGCTCTCGATCACGATTTCTGCGGACGAGTACGAAGACCGCGCAAGAGAAATCCTCCGCAGGGTTCCACTCATCGATGGGCACAACGACGTCCCGTGGACGCTTCGGGAAGCGGTTGCCAACCACATCGCCCGAGTCGATCTGAGCCGTGACACCACGACGCTCCCCGCCCCGATGCACACCGACATCCCCCGGCTGCGAAGGGGAATGGTCGGTGCGCAGTTCTGGTCGGTCTATGTGCCGGCAGACCTCGAGGAGCCGGTAGCCGTCCAGACGACCCTCGAACAGATCGACGTCGCAAAGCGGATCACCGCTGCGTATCCTACGGTCTTCGAGCTGGCACTGGACGCGGACGACATCGAGCGCATCCACCGCTCAGGAAAAATTGCGTCGCTCATCGGAATGGAGGGAGGACATTCGATCGGATCATCACTCGCGGTTCTGCGGCAGATGTACGAGCTTGGCGCCCGCTACATGACGATCACGCACTCCGACAACACTCCGTGGGCAGATTCCGCCACCGACGACCCGGAACACGACGGCCTCACTCAATTCGGTGAAGAAGTAATTCGTGAGATGGCGCGACTCGGAATGCTCGTCGACATGTCTCACCTCGCCGAAACGACGATGCACGACATCCTCGACGTCACACCGGCTCCCGTGATCTTCTCCCACTCGTCTGCCCGGGCGCTCAATGCCCATCCCCGAAACGTGCCCGACGCCGTCCTGAGGAGACTTCCGGAGAACGGCGGGGTCGTCATGGTCACGTTCGTTCCTTCCTTCATCTCCGAAGAGGTGCGCCAGTGGCGTGCTGCGAGAGACGCGGAAGAAGCCCGGCTGAAATCACTCTGGACGGGACGTCCGGACGCAGTCGCGGCCGCATTCGCCAAGTGGCAGCTCGAGCATCCATCCCCCGTGGCGACGCTGAGCCAGGTCGCCGACCACATCTATCACATCCGAGCCGTCGCGGGGATCGATCACATCGGCATCGGCTCGGATTTCGACGGGATCTCGTCGACGCCGACGGGCCTCGAGGGAGTCGAGACGTTCCCTGCGCTCTTCGCCGAGCTTCTCCGTCGCGGATATTCGGACAATGACTTCGAAAAGATTGCAGGCCTCAATGTCCTTCGGGTGATGCGACGAAGCGAAGAGGTTGCCGCGGAGCTGCAGCGCGCCCGGCCACCCTCCGATGCCCTCATCACGGAGCTCGACCGGGAGTGAGCGCTTCGTCCGCGGGTGGGACCGTCGTCGTCATCCCTTCCCGCTATGGCTCGACGAGATTCCCCGGCAAGGCTCTCGTCCCGATCGCCGGCAAATCGCTGATCAGCCGCGTGTGGGAGAGAGTGATCGAGGCCCGGATTCCCGCTGGAGTCTGGGTGGCGACCGACGACCCCAGGATCGAGCAGCACGTCCGCGAGATCGGAGGCCGGGTCGTGATGACTCCCGGCGACTGTGCAACGGGAACCGATCGGATCGCCGCCGCGATCGATGCGATCCGCGACGAGCTCGGACGCGAGCCGGCGTTTGTGATCAACGTCCAGGGAGACGAGCCGCTGATCGATCCGGAGCTCGTCGATCGAATCGCGTCGACGCTCGAGAGCAGCGGCGCGGACGTGGTCACTCTCGCCTGCCCGCTGGGTGCACCGGACGAGCTCGACCGTCCGGACGTCGTCAAGGTCGTGACCGATCTCGAGAGCTATGCGCTCTATTTTTCGCGCTCGCCGATCCCGCACGGCAACACGCAGACAGCCCGCCGGCACATCGGGGTCTACGGATTCCGCTCGGAGGTCCTGCGCCAGTTCACAGAGCTCCCTCCTTCTCCTCTGGAGCGCTCCGAAAAGCTCGAACAGTTGCGACTTCTTCAGAACGGATTTAAAATTCTGGTGCTGGAGACGGATCGACCGCATCAGGGCGTGGACCAGCCAGAGGACGTCGCCCGGGTCGAGCGGGCCCTGGAAAGCGAATGACGCAATTCTGTAAACCAGGACATGGGGAGTCGAGTTGAGCGGCGTCCGCCGCCAACGCCCGAGCCACCAGCAGTCCCCACCCCTCTCTTCCCCATCAGGCACCGTAACTGAAACAAACCCGTCATGCGGGCGGTTTCCGCTCCGGAGCGGACAGCCGACCATGGCGATGACATCAACCGCAGCGCTTTTCGAATCGAGGTCTGGATGAGCACCAAGTACATTTTCGTGACCGGCGGAGTCGTATCCTCCCTTGGAAAAGGAATCGCTGCGTCGTCGATCGGCGCTCTTCTCGAAGCGCGCGGATTTCGCGTCACGATGCAGAAATTCGATCCCTACGTAAACGTCGATCCGGGGACGATGTCGCCCTTCCAGCACGGAGAGGTCTACGTCACCGACGACGGCGCCGAGACCGACCTCGACCTCGGTCACTACGAGCGCTTCACCCACATGAAGGCGACTCGTCGCAACAACTTCACGACCGGACGCATCTACCAGCAGGTCATCGACAAGGAACGGCGCGGGGACTACCTCGGCAAGACCGTCCAGGTCATTCCCCACGTCACCGACGAGATCAAGCAGAGCATTCGAGAAGTCACGGCCGACCAGGACATCGACGTCGTCATCGTCGAGATCGGCGGAACCGTCGGCGACATCGAATCGCTCCCGTTCCTCGAAGCGATCCGCCAGTTCCGTCAGGAGGTCGGCCGGGGCAACGCGATCAACGTCCACCTGACGCTCGTACCATTCATCAAGGCTTCCAACGAGCTGAAGACCAAACCGACCCAGCATTCGGTCAAGGAGCTCCGCGAGATCGGTATTCAGCCCGACATTCTTCTCTGCCGCTCCGACCGGATCATTCCCGACGAGATGCGCCGCAAGATCGCGCTGTTCTGCAATGTCGAGGAAGAAGCCGTCATCCCCGCCTACGACGTCGACTACATCTACCAGGTCCCACTCTCGCTTTCCCGCGAAGGGCTGGACGGGATTCTTCTCGACAAGCTTCACCTTCCGCAGGAAGAGCTCGCCGATCTCACCAAGTGGGAAGAGATCGTGCGAAAGCTCCGCCATCCCGAAGACATCATTCGGATCGGTTTCGTCGGCAAGTACGTCGACTTCGGCGATTCCTACAAGTCATTGAACGAAGCGCTCCTTCACGGTGGTGTCGCCAACAATGTTCGAGTGGAGATCCGCTACATCGACTCCACTGAGCTCGAAAAGGATGGCTATCACGGCGAGCTTCAGGGAGTGGACGGCATTCTCGTCGGTCCCGGGTTCGGAGAGCGCGGCGTAGAAGGGATGCTCCAGGCGATCCGGTATGCACGCGAAAAGAAAGTCCCCTTCCTCGGGATCTGCATGGGGATGCAGTGCGCCGTCATCGAGGTCGCACGAAATCTCGCCGGCCTCACGGGGGCGAACTCCACCGAATTCGACGAGGACGCTCCTTTCAAGGTGATCTACAAGCTCCGCGATCTGATCGGCGTCGACGCGCTCGGAGGAACGATGCGCCTCGGCAAGTACCCCTGCGAGCTGGAGGAAGGATCGCTTGCGCGCCGCGCTTACGAGAGCGAGCTCGTCGAGGAACGGCACCGTCACCGTTTCGAGGTCAACCCGGAGTATGTGCAGCGTCTCGAAGAGCAGGGGCTCAAAATGACCGGGAAGTCGCCCGACGGCAAGTTCATCGAGATCGTCGAGCTGGCGGATCACCCCTGGTTCCTCGGATGTCAGTTCCATCCCGAGTATCGCTCCCGCCCATCGCGCCCGCATCCGCTTTTCCGCGACTTCATTGAGGCAGCGCGAAAGTTCAAGGGCTCGCGCGGCGCACAACCGGAGCCGGCCGCACAGAACACGCACTCCGAGGAAACCGTAGAGAGGGACGAACACGCTCTCGAGGAAGTTCCTTGACGCGTGCCATCCCGATCGGAAATGTGACGATCGGCGGACAGAGTCCACCAGTTTTCATCGCGGGACCATGCGTCATCGAGTCGCGCGACCACGTGATGAAGATGGCCGATGAGCTGGTCGCGCTGCGCGATGAGCTCGGCATCTCACTGATCTTCAAGTCGTCGTTCGACAAGGCGAACCGCAGCAGTATCGACTCCTTCCGCGGCCCGGGACTCGACGAAGGACTGGCGATTCTCGCCGAGGTCGCGAGCGAGCACGGGTTGCCCGTTCTGTCGGACATCCACGACGTATCGCAGGCCGGGCCGGCAGCCGAGGTCCTCGACGTTCTTCAGATTCCGGCGTTTCTCTGCCGCCAGACCGATCTGATCGTCGCCGCGGCGAAGACCGGCAAGGCGGTCAACGTCAAGAAGGGACAGTTCCTCTCGCCCGAGGAGACGAAGAACATCCTTCAGAAAGGTGACGAGGC
This window encodes:
- a CDS encoding dipeptidase — translated: MKDISPRFIPKIFALLLLGVLSITISADEYEDRAREILRRVPLIDGHNDVPWTLREAVANHIARVDLSRDTTTLPAPMHTDIPRLRRGMVGAQFWSVYVPADLEEPVAVQTTLEQIDVAKRITAAYPTVFELALDADDIERIHRSGKIASLIGMEGGHSIGSSLAVLRQMYELGARYMTITHSDNTPWADSATDDPEHDGLTQFGEEVIREMARLGMLVDMSHLAETTMHDILDVTPAPVIFSHSSARALNAHPRNVPDAVLRRLPENGGVVMVTFVPSFISEEVRQWRAARDAEEARLKSLWTGRPDAVAAAFAKWQLEHPSPVATLSQVADHIYHIRAVAGIDHIGIGSDFDGISSTPTGLEGVETFPALFAELLRRGYSDNDFEKIAGLNVLRVMRRSEEVAAELQRARPPSDALITELDRE
- the ribD gene encoding bifunctional diaminohydroxyphosphoribosylaminopyrimidine deaminase/5-amino-6-(5-phosphoribosylamino)uracil reductase RibD, translating into MRPETASVDRKFMMRALELAKKGLYSVSPNPMVGAVVVHDGEIIGEGWHERAGKAHAEILALDSVSRDPRGSTLYVTLEPCRHHGRTPPCVDRILHSGIARAVIATEDPGEAMSGESVRQLQEQGLDVTTGICRDEAERLNEVFLRSVRSGRPFIAIKAAMTLDGKMATESGRSQWITSDEARRRGLELRERYDAILTGSGTVRADDPRLTRRLGLASSIQKHTRVILDASGTLPLSAGVINDGAAPTLVFTPNPGRYESSVCEAIEAPAESGRIDLDFVLGDLGRRGIRSLLTEGGPSIIRSFVDAGRWDKIYAFIAPLLAGGSERYGFLSGSVVADLDQAVRFRFDEIERIDPDVLLIARPLKRATHESDS
- a CDS encoding M28 family peptidase, with the protein product MRRLTILMISMLAAFGVMAHEPDPLPPQALEAGDSIDGSLLRAHVRFLSDDLLGGRGPATEGDALTQLYLSTEMEKLGLEPAGIDGTWTQPFDIVGVDTKVPATWTFSRGGQTVRLDRGEEFVAVSGQQKKQSSLNNSELVFVGYGIEAPEYGWDDFKGMDLKGKTLVFMNNDPDWAPNLFEGDRRLYYGRWTYKYESAARQGAAGAIVIHTTPTAGYPWQVVQTSWTGEQFGLPAGPEPRLSVEAWVSEDAARELMKLAGKDLDQLVESARRKDFRPVPLGIRTSLDLAVEISAVTTANVAGILRGSDSILRDEVVIYTAHHDHLGTAEEGEGDRIYNGALDNGSGTSQVLAIAKAFTELPARPARSVMFLFVAAEEQGLLGSRYWADHPTIEPGKIAANINIDGANIWGRTEDLTFIGYGKSSLDSIVERFAAMQGRSVQGDQFPDRGFFYRSDQFHFARIGVPAIYTDTGTKFRGRPAGWGKQQIENWEATNYHQVNDELEDSWNFEGMVEDARLLFLTGLVVAESEEMPSWNPGDEFEAARKEALANRTD
- a CDS encoding glycosyltransferase, translated to MRTTERNPLGNLKVAVVHDWLTGMRGGEQVLEAILEIFPGADLYTLFHFEGSVSPELEAHSITTSSLQRLASKIPNYRYLLPLFPAAVRAWDFREYDLVVSSSHCVAKGVDTGGVPHVSYCHTPMRYVWDRFDDYFPPGRPIQRLAASALAPALRRWDVSSSAGVDRFIANSSFVRQRIRDYYGCDADVVHPFVDDSFLSEPLPEGRDQWHVVVSALVPYKRVERAIVAASRIARKLIIIGTGPDRRRLESRWGSVAEFRGHVDREELFDLVGCARSLVIPGVEDFGITALEAMALGTPVVAPSEGGVVDSVIHQKTGILYDDQVSGLEEAMLAAERIDWDRPVLRDRASRFPRSGFISRMSELLREVLA
- a CDS encoding tetratricopeptide repeat protein, whose product is MSPSPQDLVALYRMRYEMALEESKFDSALVFLNKILEVDPRNLEAKLQIGRIHHLHTREYSKAIAEYNKVIRLASDDAPIRNQARSSLSELIELVS
- a CDS encoding undecaprenyl-phosphate glucose phosphotransferase, producing the protein MIRRRQRILASIHVLLDALAASAALVTAWYLRFVVEIIPVTRGPQDLSVYLRLVPLVAVLFPLIFTLHGIYRQRPGRTAIEELLSVAMGVASSTIVLSGLLLWFRPAGGDYSRATLALFSICSLLFISGGRLIARWLIGRRIRRGEGLERVLVVGGGDLAREVIRRIEDHRGLGLTVVGYVAAAPFEGDPEYLGTPDDVVRLLRSRQIDHVYVAMPHQSAPETMMLLDRLSREYVSVHVVPDLLQYMALRSKVEDLDGLPTVNLSETPLAGWNSLLKRIFDLVTATVASILFAPVMIGIAAAIRLEDGAPVVYRQRRMGLDGQPFEMIKFRSMKNDAEAASGAVWASRDDERRTRVGRFIRRWSLDELPQLINVLRGEMSLVGPRPERPEFVEKFREEFPHYMLRHKVRAGMTGWAQVHGWRGNTSVRMRVEHDLFYIENWSLFLDLKILLMTIRYGFRHENAY